The Puntigrus tetrazona isolate hp1 chromosome 3, ASM1883169v1, whole genome shotgun sequence nucleotide sequence GGattgtttataaaacataatgcaGTGCTATGGAACACActactgtattttatatgttgttttttttctctctagaCAAACATACTGAGCTTTCTGGCAGAGCTCTTGTATTGGTTTGAGATCTCAAAGCCAGAGTTTGTTCAGCCCCTGCAGGACTCTGAGCTGACTGGTAAGTGTGTGTCTTGAGGAATGAGCAGTTTATTTTCCTGTACATTTGTATGTTATTTTCTTTAGTTAAAAAGGGATGTGTAAtatgaagttgtttttttcttcttctagaAATGTCTGGCAGGACCAGCAATGGCAACAGCGGGCCCAGCAATAGGTGAAACTGAATTTTTGCAATCTATATAATTTGAAATCATAAACAGTCAAAGTTGCTGCTAAGAATATTTATACCTAagctatttttcattaaaaaaaaatcactgaaattAGTCTTTATAAAATCAAGGTTGAAGCTTACTGTGATTTACTTGTCTTTTATGTGCCAGTGGTTCTCCCTCTATCTTCAAAAAGCCTTTCCTGCCCATCTCTTCCCCTGTGACCACAGCAACAGGTGAGGAAAATGTGCTGTCACTCTGTTCTGAGTCATCATTTgccattatttgtttgttccttttttttgtaatatatgtaaacGCTATGTTGATTCTTGTTCGCATAAAGGAAAAATCACATGGTCTGTGTTTGCATGTTGTATGTGTCATCCagtcatgtgtgtgtttgtgttgtctcTATGATCAGGATCTCTGACTCAGTCTACCTCAATGTCTCATGTAGAAGCAGCAGGACGAACGTGGACTAAGAAACCACTTAGGTAAGGTACTTcagtgttttatgcatttttcttatgaatacttttttaggtaattaataatttttttcttgatgGCTCTTCAGCCGTCccctctcctctgctgtgtccttTAGTATTCCTTTTGGACTGGACAGTGATGTGGACATTGTGATGGGGAACCCTGTTATAACTCGGTCAGTCAGTTCGGACAATCTTAACCCTGCTGGCCAGTCCATGACACATGTCCCATACACACCCCCAGAGGACCTCAGCCACTTGCTTAGTAAGGCTCCTGGGCCTAATGGCCCTCAAAGAGCTTCCTGGGCCACTCGAACACGTCCGATGCTGGCTGAAGAGAACGGCATTGATGATAGTGAAACAGGAGAGCTACCAACCATTGAAGAGGCACTGCAGATCATTCACAATGAAGAAAAGATGGAGCCTCGCCTTCACCCGGATGGGGCTCCTGATGGATTCTACCTGCATTCACCAGATGATCCAGCAACTGCTAGACTTAATGGCAGCCCAGTGACTCTCAGCTCATCAGCCCCGTCTCGCTCAGGAATGCTCTACCATCGATCCTCAGGAGTCCCATCAGAGTCTAGTCGCACCAGACATCCCTCAGAGGGATCCAGAGATGACGACTCCGTGTTAAGAGATGGAAGTGTGGATTCGGATGCCTCAGAAGATCTTCCAAAAACTCACTCCACCCCTGCCACACCTGCCTCAGGCCCTCGCAAAACACAACCGCGTAGTGAAGAGACACCAGATAGTGGTGTTAGGATGACCAATTTTGCTGAGCGAAAGAAGAAACTTGTTCCAGAGCAGGTACGACCCAATGAACCACAGGCCTCACAGATGACTACATGGGCCAAGAAATCAGAGGAGAGTCCCAGTAAGAGTCCAGCTCTCAGCACTGAAATGTCAGAGCTGGGGGCGAGACTGGAAGAGAAGCGGAAGGCTATTGAGGCTCAGAAGAAGCGAATAGAAGCCATCTTTGCCAAACACCGGCAACGGCTGGGAAAAAGTGCCTTcctgcaattaaaaaaagagcaggaGGATGGGGATGGTGAGGAAGGATGTCAAGGAGAGGTTGGTACCTCCTCTGTAGAAGATGACCTCAGCCGTTTGGCACTAGAGGAGAAACTGGCACGCTTGGAGAGTGAGGAGCAGCAAGAGGAGGAACAGCTGAAGAAGGGTCCCTCAGTAGAAGAAGAGGGAAATATTAAGCCCCCTTTCCAACCGGACAGCACAGTAGAAAGAGAAAAGGCTGGAGTAGGAGTTCCTGGAGGAAAAGGCACAGCTCCTCTGGGAGATTACAACAATGCCGTGTCTAAACTAAGTGCTGCTCTCAATTCTCTACAAAGCGATATGCAGCGCCTCTCGGAGCAGCAGAACCAGCTGATGAAGAAGAAGGGAGCTCCCAACAATCAGGCTTGGGTCATCCCACCCAGCTCCAAACCCTCAACAACTGCACCTTCTCGTTTGTCAAGGGAGTCCACTCGTGACCTGCCCTCAGCCTCGTCTTCTCCTTCCCCATCTCGCAAGATTGCAAGTCACAGCGCTCCACCCAAATCACCTGCGTCCCACCGTAGGGCACAGTCTGCACCTCCAAAGAGCCCCAAACTGCATCACCACCCTCGACCTGCAGAGCTCAAGACTCCTGTTTCCACAAGAGTCATAACTCCCCCTCAAAGTGTGGACAACCTTCCTCATTTGCGAAGAGTTTCCCCTTGGCAATACAGGGATCAGAACTCATCCTCTTTTAGCATAGGTACCTCCAGTCAGAGTGAGTCTCGCTCAGCTTCCTCCCTGGCTAGACCAGAGGACAACTTTTCAGACACTGGCTCCAGTGAGGACCATACAATCTTCAGTATGGAACTGGACAGCGGATCTTCACAAATTCTGCCTCGAAAGGAGCGCCAGGGTGGGGGAAGCAGCTCAGGAGCTCCTTCCGAGTGCTCCTTTGAGAGTGACATTCCTGCAGCATCTTTCAATGGCAAGCGCAACAGCCTTATCGAGATCTCACTGTCCTCTCTCAAAGCGTTAGAGGCTGAAGAAGCCGATCAGAGCCAGGATCTCTTCTCCGATTCAATGAGCGACCAAACGGAGCCAGAAACTAGGGGCGGAGTTGGATTCTTCTTCAAGGTTAGTGAAAAATCACTTGATAAACATTTAGTCtaaaaaagactttatttaaCTGTCTCAAACTCTCTAGCAGGATGAAGCTCGACCTGAGGATGAGATGGAAAGGAGAAGAGCTGCATTACTTGAGAAACAACAAAAGAGAGCGGAGGAGATGAAGAGACGAAGACAGGagcaagaaaaagagagggaggcaAGGTAATGATTACCAACAATGCTGTAAAAAGTGGCAgctatgaatggtatgaatgatACCACAAATTGTTAGACATATTGAGAGATAATGTGTAATTTAACCTTTTATCAGTTAACCTTTGATTGAAGGAGAGGTCTCAGCCaaaacaatgctgaaaacaaGTATCTTAAGTCTTTTCATACacactttcaaaaataaaggtacaaaagctgccaCTGGGGCATGTCTCTACCTAAAGGATTTGTTTTAGTACCttttaaaggtacatattagtacataTATACCTAATGGATGCAAATGTGTgccttttgaaaatgtaccgCCCcactgacagcttttgtacttttatttttgcaagtGTAAGGGTGTTGTTGAAACTGGGAGCCAAATTTCATCATCGGACTTAGTTGTGGGGTCTTTTTTTAACCAGTTACTACCTAACAACCACCCACTTCTTGCGTTTTCATCCTAACACCTTGGAACACCTTGGCAAGTGCTTAGAGATTTCCTGGCCATTAaatgtgggtggttgctagttttttggggggtttttttgtatgtcaACTAATGCACTTCCACTTAATATGTTAATCCCTATGTTACCTTTTGGACATTGTGAGCTTTATTAGTGCTGTCTGTAAATGTTACTGTAGGTCATCTTCGGTGGATGAGCCTCGAGGAGGAGAGGATAGACCTCAAACTCCTTCTACCCCTCCGCCTCCACGCACCCCTCCACCAGAGGGCACTCCTCAGCGGCGTGGAGACTTCACTCGCCAGGAGTATGAACGGCGACATCAGCTAAAAATAATGGAGGATCTAGATAAAGTTCTCCGCCAGAAACCCACTACAGTAAGAGGCGTCAAGAAGCAGAGGCCCAAAACAGTGTTCAGAGATGACTCCGACCTCTCTCGCAGCCCTGCCAAAGGGTTTATGGGTAGGATAATGTTAATCCGGAATCTTATTTCCACTGATAATCACAGTTAAAAGCTGTATGTGATTTGTccattcttttctctctcaggtTCAAgactaaataaagtttattcTCATTCAACAATGAATCTGTCCTCCATGGCCAATGACAGTGGAACGCTAACTGTTAGAAAATCTCCAAGGTAATTCTAAGCTGTATTGGTTTGTCTGATTGAAAACCTGCTCTTAATTGTGACCCCATCTCTAAATATTTATTCCTTCCCACAGTCGTTCTCATTCACCATCCAGACTGCTGTCTCCAGGCCGTCTTGCTGCACAAAATGGGGACTGGGAAAATGCATCTACAATTTCATCCCCAGCTTCCATCCCAGAATACACTggtaaactataaaaaattacacactaTGCAGTTTAGTAAGTGTTTGCTAAAGCATTTGCTCAAAATTGGTATAATTGTTTATAGGGGTGTAATGATATGCGTATTGTGTATCATAAgattcatggtcattttccaaatcatagtGATCATAcctatccccttgttagtggagactTGAGTGagcagagagagcaaagacaACTCATTTCTTTGGATGTGAGCACTGTTTTTGCTAACTTGATTGgtgaaatacacacacttgtatCTTTGCATCCTTGTTAACACAGCAGGTcttaagtgaaagcaaacagctgagaaagaaaacatgtaaGGGGCCATTCATACAAAACGTGTCTTTATGTCTAAAAATGCGAGACGCAGCACaaaggaatgtttttttaaaattgcagtgTAGAACGAGAGGGTCTCGAGATGCGCTTTTGCGAATGTGATGCAATAAACAACTATAAcggaaataatataaataggtagtgtttttatacatttgattaGCCTAGCAACTCGTATTTGTTCTACTGGTGtcgttttttttgctttttttgtcatattgctTGTATTTGGTTTCTGgttcttatttaataatttattgccATATCTCGAGTccactatatataaatacttggAGATAATTTATTGCCTTAGCATTGCAGTTTGGGAATTTAGCATGGGCAAGTACCATCTGCAGAAAATCAGGAAAAATTGTTTCGCTTATTTGATCACAAACTTTGACTTCTGTTTCAGGGCCGAAGCTCTACAAGGAGCCGAGCTTCAAGTCCAATAAGTTCATTATCCATAATGCCATCTCTCGCTGTTGTTTGGCAGGCAAGGTCAATGAACCTCAGAAAAACAAGATTGTAGAGGTAAGTGACCTGTCAGTCAGTCTATTTAGTACACTCTGGGCTCTCATGACTCACTGCAGACATATTTGCATGCATGATGTAATGATCTGTTCcgttcatttccatttttttcctgtCTACGAAAAGGAAATGGAGAAAAGCTCTGCAAACCATTTTCTCATCCTGTTCCGGGACGCTAGCTGTCAATTCCGGGCGGTTTACACGATGAACCCAGAAACGGAGGAGATGGTTAGGCTCACAGGTATCGGGCCGCGTGTTATCAGTCCCACTATGGTAGAGTCTATCTACAAGTACAGCTCTGACCGCAAGCAGTTCACGGCCATCCCGTCCAAGACCATGTCCATGAGCGTGGATGCCTTCACCATTCCCAACCACCTATGGGAGCGCAAGCGCCCGGGAACCCCAAAGAAGCTCGGGACCCCAAAATAAAGCCTGCTGGAAATGCCAACTATGCCTGAGCTGACCACATCACCCTGGGTTTCTGTTCCCACTCCAGCAGAGTAGCGGGGCACAGTGGAGTGCATGCCTGGAGAAGGAGTGGGGTAACAAAAAAGAGCCCTAATACAGAAAATCCTAATATAAAGTGCCCTCAGAGGTTCATGCCGGGTGACTGTGCAGGTCAAGTTACAAAGATCTATTTAGAAATCTTCATTGCCATTTTCTTAAGGTAACTCAAGTCATAAGGGCCTGATTGGTTTTCTAAGATTGTACAAAACGTATCCTTGGCATTTTAGATGCAACTTTCCAGTCTCACCTTTCAAGTAAAATGAATGTCCTCCAGAAAAAGATCCTCAGAAATGTTACTATCTTCCAACTCCTTCCCTCCTTTACTCACTGAACTGGATCCATTGACATGTAAAGGATGCCCCAGATGAAATCGGATCTTTGCTCTTTGATGAATGTAGGGCACAAACCAACACAGGCCTTCTTATCGTCTGTTTTTTGTCATCAGCTTCTCAGTCGTAAGGGTCTGAATGTAGAACTGTATTACAAAGGGGCACAGCCACTCTCCAGCGGAAAAGTCCCACGCTGCTGTCCATTTAGAGTCTGTCTTGCTCTTTAATCAAACCGCCCTGTCGTTTGGCCTTCCTAAAGTCAGTCGCAGACATCtggatgtttgttttcttaatgCTTCGGACCTAATCTAACTGGATCACTCATGGTTTTGGACCTCAGGAGAGCATGTTAAAGACTCAGATATTTTTCCTTCCCATTTGCTTTAAtgaagaatgaatgaaaaagcgAAAAAATTGCCAGAACGTGCTGTCGATTTCCATTAACGATACTCAGAAAATGAAGGAAGTCTTTTTACTCTGTTTAGCTGTAACTGGAAAaataatgtaagaaaaaaaatcaagcctgatttaatatactgtatatttgaatgCTGTTTATTGCTGAttcatgcataattttttttttgacaatgatTTGTATATTGTGGCGATTTGTAAGCAATGAATAAGCTACCCTGCTGCTTCACTACTAGAGCTGGATGTGCTGGTGTGAATGGGTGTGTGAACGGGACCGGGGACAGAATGAGACAGATGGTGAGAAACAATAAAGGCAAATCTGATATTAACTCTCACTCATGTACCCAGAGCTGAATGAACAAGTAACGAGTAACACATACTTACATCCCAACATGCAGCAGCATATAGTGATATACCAATAGTGAACACCAACAGAAAGTGACATTAAAAGGAAGTGATTAAAGGCAGATGAGCAGCCCTGGTGTCTCCAGCCTTAAACGGTTATGTTGTTTCTATTACTATGATCTATGAATAGTCTCCAAACTGTCTAACTTGGCCTTATTCGTTTCTTGGATGGCTTGAAGTTgtcttttttgtaataaaaggggcatttagtctgtttttctttatcaaagcactaaaacaactgATTCAGTCAGGCCACCCTTTCCTGTCTTTGGGGAATCAGATGAAGTACTTCACAGATTCGCTGTAAAGatgtacatatttttgtaaagagccaaaaaaaaatcatttttgaaatgaTTGGATGATATGTTTCTGTGTCAAATGAATGGGAGGATGTGTGTTCGTGTGTCGGTTGCATGCGTTTGTCTGTCGGGTGAAACATGATGGTGTAATGTAACTGGATTCTGTGCAATTCTGTAGAATGTTAGGTCACCTAAAGTGTATTTATTGGGTAAGGATGAGCTAgagttttctgttttagtttgagattttattatttatgttctGGCAAATGTGGTGATTCACTCGTTCATTTCAGAAAGCAcattaatgttttgtatttttcttttactgtttCCATGTTAATGTTGGTAGATTTAGTTTTCTCCCAAATTCTTTGATTATGGATCAATCCCATGTGACAggattagaaaaataaaatttttaaataatcccaGTTATTTCTCATCGTCACTGATTTTACTTAAGTTCTACAAGTTACATACATTATATCAACTTTTGTTGCCATTgtgaacatttctttttacttttaaacataGCGTTTTTACATGGCCATGCCGGTTTTTTATGTTCCTATTATTCCTACTCCCTTTTAACGTGGGTGAATGTTAAAACAGTCCCGGTCATATTTCACTTCCAAATAAATTGAAACCATGTGATCATTCTTGAGTAGAGTCTTTTTACTAGAAGTAATAAGTTACATTAGTAATTGTTTCTTTTAGGCAAaacgtttttctttttgaagtgaaatatgacctggaCATGTTCTTGATGGACTTCATAATCTTTAATCTATAGCTGCTTTCTAGACACAGGACACATGATATCAAACCATAGAAATTTACATATACAGGCACTTTTATTGGAAACAAACTGACGCAAAGAGTGATGAGTCTCTGTGACTGAGAGGTTAGactctttttggttttgttttttgttttttgtggcaGTGTTTGTATGCTTGAATTTTTGACTGGACGTGATCTATAACTGTAAGGTGAGTGGTTAAAATAACGCATATGTGCTTTACATCTCATACCATCACAATCCTTACAACTACTGTCTGTTTACCTTCTTGTTAAATAGTACATAGTGCCAGCCAACAATGGCAACTGAATTTGTTCAGCGCTCAAAACTATTACAAACTACATATGAAAGGATTTCCGAaaacaggttttatttttaatttatatcatGTGTGCTTAGCGTGAAGCATTTCAGTCAGCAAAGAGTTGCAAGGCAGATCTCCCAGCAGGTGGCGCTGATACAGGTATTCCTCCACCTGCAGGCTGATGCTGCGCACCTCTGGCAGACGGAGAAGCAGCTGTCCAAACTTGTCAGTCTGACCTGGATGGGTTTGCATAGTGTGGTCCATCAAAGCCCTGTTTACACGCTCTTGAGTTTGTTCTACCTGCCTCCGGTCCTGTACTGATTTAACATCTGCAAAACACATGACCCTTACAACACCGGTCCAACATGACTTGTTCagatgaaaaggaaaaagaaaccCACCTGGGTTGAATAGAACCAGATATTTGAGACACACAAACTCTTCTCTGTCTAGTTGTAGTGACTTAAGCTTGGAGACAAGGTCCTGAGCTCTGGACACCAAACTACTGAGAGTTGCCCCAGCCTGACTGAGGATGGTTGATACTTCAATCTGGTACAATAAAAGCAAGTCAAAGAGAATGCAAAGACACCTAAACAGTCATTAAACTGTAACTATGAAGTGCAGCATTGCCCAGCCCTGTTCCTGGAGGCACTCCAATGGTACAAATTTCCCAACTCTTCTTAATTCATACCACCTGATTCAACTCCTCAGCATATTAGTACAGACTGAAACAGATAGGTCAGATAAGGTAGACATCTAATATGTAGGGCGTAAATATTCATGCACATCTCGTTAATCTACGCACTTAAAGCGGTGCACTATTGAGTTCAGTTTCGAGGGTGATACATTTGCTATACTGAACACAATGTTGCTTAGCTTGTCAGTGATTTACGGCTGCTGCTCCATTAAACAGGTGATGTAGATTTACTGCTAATTAAAGAAGCGGCTGTACTGGTGAGTTTAGCATACAATATATTGCCCAGCCTTACTAAAATGTGCCCTGTTGGAGTGGGACAGAGTAGGGAAATGCTGGTTCAGTGTTAGAGCATTCCTTACCTGTTGCCCAGTAATCAGACAGATGCTGCCATCTCTCCCAAAAGCCACCTGCCTGCATAAGTGATCCAGGACAAGAAGCTCACTCCAGCAGCTCTGCAGTAACACCATTTGATCCTCCACCTGCAAAAGATCAAGTACTCTTGTTATGCAGCATTGGACAGCTTAGACCAATGATTCTCAACTCTGGTCCTTGAGGTTCACTTTCCTgctgagtttagctccaaccttgATCAAGTAGTATTatagcatataatataataaaaccataTAATATATGgataaatagcatatatttatttaatgccatgTTAAATTGGGCTATTTTCAtgacaaaacaatttaaaaaaatacaagtatGCAACCTCGATCAAACTTACTTCTTTGATTGGGGTTGGAGCTAAATGAGTTGAGAACCCCTGAACAAATCTGTCCTGAGTATCCCCAACCACCACATATTTTGTATGTCTCTCTCATAGGCCACACCCAATTCAAGTCTTGTGGATTTGACTAATTAGCTAATGCGTTAATTTAgggagaacaaaacaaaacatgctgtGATTGGGGGGTCTCTAAGACCTGTTTAAGAATCACTGACATAGACAATTTTTTTAGAAAGGCAGGTTTTGGAGGGACACTGTCATGAAGAGTTTAgttccaaccctaattaaacatgcctgaacaagctaatcaatgtttttaagtaaactactggcaggtgagtgtgtgtgtgtttgtgtttgttttctctctctcagagttggagctaaactctctGAGCTGTCGTTGTTGGAAAAAGTCACAAACGTTAACCTCTTGTCTGCTTACAGTGGAAATATGTGTTGTTTTTGGACCCTAGGTGTAAGCATGGGATGCTGGTATCACCGCTGGGCTTCTAAAAGAGGGAGATTTCTCATTCAACTAGGAAGGCAATACTACTCCGCAGTTTCCCCAGCAAGTTTTGGTAGTGGTGAACATGGCCCTGGTGCTCCACTACTTAGACCAGGACTTGCCATCTTAAACCAGGTTGGTACAGTCACCAAGATCTTGTCAAGTAGCACAAGGCTCTGAATCAACATTTTAAGCAATAAACCAAATTTTAGGCATGCAAAGGGGTAGAGTTATGGTTCGCCTTGGGGTTGACATTAGATACACACACCAATCTTATCAACCAGCAATTGCCCTGTGATTTTAAGCTCCAAACCCAAGTAAAAAAGCCTGagccagctaatcaaggtcttactaGGCATACTAGAAACGTCCAGGCAGTGTTGAGGGAACGTGGAGCTAAACTCTACATGATCGTGGAAGCAATGATGTTGTAAGACCAACAAAAGATGGTGATTCAGAAATTGTATGGGTAAAACACAGTGACCAGCTCAGAACAACAGACACATTCGTACTGGTCTTTTCAGCAGTGATATTGAAGATAACACTAACAATTAACACATCCACTGTATGTGTGATCATGTGCAAACTCCTCTACCTTAAGCTCCTTAAACAGTGTGCTGTTTCTTGCCCACTCCACCAGTCCAAACAAAGTCTGGTCAGCCATTTTGCACATGATGCTGAAGGTATTGAGGCGGTCATGTTTTCCTCGGCAGGCCTGTTCTCTTTGGAGGCTCGCTAACACCCGTGTGCAAAGCTGCTTCTCATCTGGCTCAGCTTGTAGGAGCTCGTTGAGGAAGTATGAACTAGGGGTTGGAGTTGAACTGGGTGTCAAGTTCTGTGCTGGTGTCGGGGTGGAACTTGGAGTTGAGGTTGGCGTGAGTGTAGGTGCAGATGTGGAGAGAACTGTAGGAGAGATTGGAGCAGGGGGTGTCACAGAAGCAGGGCTGTAGGTAAAGGGGAGCTCTCTTTTCTCTGGAGGGTATCCATGGAAGCCTGGATAACACATTGTGTGGAAATGTAGGGTTGGATCAGACAGTGTCCGGTCTCTGGGTAGGGTGCAGTCCAACAGCATGGGAAACTCAGATTGGCTCATACTGTGATGAAAGGCCTGAGGAGGATGGTAATGGTCAGAGCCAAGAGAAGCAGGGGAGGGGTTGAGGACATGAAAATCGTGAGGTACAGCAGGGACCAGTGCTTGTGGTCCCTCTATTTTGACTCTGTAGGGGGCAGTGTTTGTCTGGTGATGAGTCCCTCTTTGCTGTTTCAGTTGCCTGTCCCGTCGGTACAAAGGTCCAAACTTGTTTCGCCCACCCCTCATTCTGTCTGCGCGAACAGCTGTGACaagtaatattacaattaaataaatcactcaCTGTGATGTTCAAAAGAGCATGAAAAATTCTGACAGTTCTTAATTGTTTCTTAACCCAGTTCCTGAAGGCACACCAACATTAAACATTTGCCATTTCCTGCTAATCAAACACTTTCAATTCATCAGAACTTTAGTAGAGACATCAAAAGCAGAAGTGGACTGGACGGTAaggtatacatttaaaaatgtgcagtgGTGGGGCTGCATTAAAGTTGGTTAAttttaacaaacttttttttttttttttttctgcttatgCGCAAACGACATTTTTCCCTTTACTGTGTCATCAAAGATTGCTATTGCAATGGTTTATTGTTTCAAAGATAAGTGGGAACAAGATCAGAGCTATCTTGGATGGCTAATATCTCAAACACAATAACTGCgtcttattttaaagaattgaaGAAATCGCTACGTAACTTATGGGCCGAATGGTTGCAAGCATACCTTCTTTCTTCATGCCAACAGCTAAACATTTCTGAAAGCGGCAGTAAGGACATCGTTTCCTCTGGGCTGGGTCCATGGGGCAGCACTGTGCATCTGAACACGTATAGCGCTTGTTATTCTGTACAGAGCGCTTAAAAAAGCCCTGGTGAGAATATTTGCCTTTTAGTGTTTAAGAATTAATTAggatataatagtaataacaaatttattatttattttggatagCAATTATTCTGTGCTTGTGAGTGCCTAACTGATGGTACAGCTTACCTTACAGCTCTCGCATGTGAGTAGACCATAGTGATATCCTGACACCCTGTCACCACACACCGGACAGCCCTCCTCTTGAGTTGCCCTACCGTCTGGGTCTGGTTTTAACTCCTGAGCTAAGGGACATcacatttattgtaaatgtaagcGTTAATGGctctttatttcttaaaataactcCTTACTTGTCACCTTCACGAAACGGAAAATGCAAACCAAGAAGCCTACTGTAAGTGGGCTGTAAGGTTGAACATTTTTATGACCGGTCTATCTGATAAATTGGGGGTTGCAGTCTATTATCTCAAATAGGCTTAGTCTCTTATCACTTGATTAAACATTGAGATATACGGCTTACATAATCCTTACAGTTTGATTATTTTCAGCAGCAGTCAAAAGATAAAACATTTCTGACTAAATGTTCTTTGGATTTGCTGAAGCAGATTGAAGATCCAACCGTAGGACAAGTTTTTGGAATTTCGCAGCAATTCTTATGGAAACTGAATTAGCAAACATTTGAAGTCCGTGACTATGCTCAAATTGTATTGCATTAGCAATTAATGCTATCGCTAAATCCTTCTCAGGATCTGAAGTTCTACTTACATGTTGACGGTCTCGCTTGTGACACAAGGTCCTGTGCGTAATTGGCAGAGTGGAGGGCAGTGGGCTGGGGGTTATCCAGAGGATAGTTTGAGATGTTCATGGTCCATAGGAGAGGGGTGGCACGGGTCACCGTAAGCTGTCATTCATAGCTGTACAGGCCTCCAGGACTCGGAGCAGGACAGAAAGCAGGCACAGACACGGGCTGTCTCAGAGATGGTGTAAAGGCCCTCAGTTGGACTTTGCTCCATGCTGAGGGTAATAAACCTGAGTCTGTCACACCTTCCCAACAAGCAAGATCTCATTCATGCAAGGTGCATTGCAGGAGCAGAATATATCGAGGAACGGACTCAACacaagaaaataaacacaaaaatatctgaTGCTGAAATACTTGTGCATCCGTTCTTAAAAGTGCCAAATGAGTCTTTTTAAATTTATCATAGAGATTCATTACAGTCTTCTTCCTTTTTGTTCTTCCATAtctatttctatacatttaagCAGATAGG carries:
- the camsap3 gene encoding calmodulin-regulated spectrin-associated protein 3 isoform X5; this encodes MVDSNAMRKTFVVPDIKPLDQYDLPRAKICASVGWLLAKSYGNAENVPVELRDPFYCDQYEQEHLKPPVTRLLLSPELYCRTYGLLLGGSPGAEGPPKDIPALLQVLGRKGLAPKDQNAPVTEAELRQKPIKMSAHLELIDALMAVGAMETVSTVLASGGSELLGTDATWDRALLYWVKTLNRKLKEQTDGTQNDASQPSTEPEPVQPSCPTRWYWKLVPIRYRKDRMQSKLKPYFPVVNEVKDLSNGCAIAAVIHYYCPGLLRLEDVCMKDSMSVADSLYNLQLIREFCDSCLKSCCPLVLEDLLYSTAELKTNILSFLAELLYWFEISKPEFVQPLQDSELTEMSGRTSNGNSGPSNSGSPSIFKKPFLPISSPVTTATEAAGRTWTKKPLSRPLSSAVSFSIPFGLDSDVDIVMGNPVITRSVSSDNLNPAGQSMTHVPYTPPEDLSHLLSKAPGPNGPQRASWATRTRPMLAEENGIDDSETGELPTIEEALQIIHNEEKMEPRLHPDGAPDGFYLHSPDDPATARLNGSPVTLSSSAPSRSGMLYHRSSGVPSESSRTRHPSEGSRDDDSVLRDGSVDSDASEDLPKTHSTPATPASGPRKTQPRSEETPDSGVRMTNFAERKKKLVPEQVRPNEPQASQMTTWAKKSEESPSKSPALSTEMSELGARLEEKRKAIEAQKKRIEAIFAKHRQRLGKSAFLQLKKEQEDGDGEEGCQGEVGTSSVEDDLSRLALEEKLARLESEEQQEEEQLKKGPSVEEEGNIKPPFQPDSTVEREKAGVGVPGGKGTAPLGDYNNAVSKLSAALNSLQSDMQRLSEQQNQLMKKKGAPNNQAWVIPPSSKPSTTAPSRLSRESTRDLPSASSSPSPSRKIASHSAPPKSPASHRRAQSAPPKSPKLHHHPRPAELKTPVSTRVITPPQSVDNLPHLRRVSPWQYRDQNSSSFSIGTSSQSESRSASSLARPEDNFSDTGSSEDHTIFSMELDSGSSQILPRKERQGGGSSSGAPSECSFESDIPAASFNGKRNSLIEISLSSLKALEAEEADQSQDLFSDSMSDQTEPETRGGVGFFFKQDEARPEDEMERRRAALLEKQQKRAEEMKRRRQEQEKEREARSSSVDEPRGGEDRPQTPSTPPPPRTPPPEGTPQRRGDFTRQEYERRHQLKIMEDLDKVLRQKPTTVRGVKKQRPKTVFRDDSDLSRSPAKGFMGSRLNKVYSHSTMNLSSMANDSGTLTVRKSPSRSHSPSRLLSPGRLAAQNGDWENASTISSPASIPEYTGPKLYKEPSFKSNKFIIHNAISRCCLAGKVNEPQKNKIVEEMEKSSANHFLILFRDASCQFRAVYTMNPETEEMVRLTGIGPRVISPTMVESIYKYSSDRKQFTAIPSKTMSMSVDAFTIPNHLWERKRPGTPKKLGTPK